TATTTAATTAAATCCTAGTTATTATATGTTAATGGACGGGGTATCTTTCGCACTCGTGAATAGTTTTTGTCAACTTTATGCCCATCATATTGCTAAGTGACCAGACCACCATTCCATCGAGTATTATAATTTCGGTCCCGGTATATGACTGCAGTGATACTCTGCTTTTGGGGGGAAATACGTTTTCGGACTTGATGGCGATCCCGTTTTCAGAGACATTTAGTGTTTGCGCAAAGAAATAAGAATCGGACACCCCCAGCATAACCCTCTTCCTGACCGGTATCCTTTCCGAGCGTCTTCTATTTTTCATGTTGACTTCTATCTGATAACTCATCGGATGATGTGACCCATGTCTATCTAAGCTGACTCGGCAAGGACGAACGGGAGTGCATTCTCTATAATTCTCTTTACCTTGTCCAAGTCTTCTTCATGAAAGTTTTTTGCCTGCGAAAGTGTCTCTCCCTTCCTTATTAACTGGATTACTCCAATCATAGTATCGGCACACGATATAGGGTGGGTCAGCATTTTTTGAATTTTATAAGTACCGTTAAGCCTGGTCAGACAATTCAAGAAAGTAGCATCCCTTTCTGCGTGAGCATGGTTTGATAAAAACGGTCGCCTGTTGATTATCGACCTTCCGGCGATGCTCTGAGCGTTAACCGGGATGAAGTTTCCTTTTAATCTAGTCGGATAATCGAATTCCAGCAAGTTGCCGTGTTTGTTTAGTTTAAGGATAAAAACACTTCCCCTCTCCAGGTGTACTTTCTGCATAAGCTGATGTTCAAGCTCGCTGTAGTTCATATTGTTTCTTGTACTAAAATAAACTCCGTAGTGCTGACAATGGCAATTGGACTATTGTTTAGTTTTCGACGAAAAAAGGGCTTAAGCTGTTGAGGACTCTATTACTTTTGATAGGTCATTGATTTATTTTATTCCTTATTCTATAATCGCATCCCTGATAATTTGATATAATGGGTGAAAGTTATGCAAAGAAAATCCTCCTTTGTACATCTGCTTAATCTTCTCATTATCGGGGGTTTAGCTTTTACCGGTGCTTATTTATTGAGGAATTCTTCTGATAGTGACGGGATATTTAAACCAAAATCCGCCGGAACAACGGTTGATTCCGGGTCTAAAATAGTAGAGGAGTCTGGCCTAACCTCTACGGATAATAATGATGTCGTCAAAGGTAAAATTGTCAATGTCACCATGGTAGAGGGGGAACCGGATGGCCAAGGCACCCGTGGTTATGTCACTGTCAGCGTCTTTGACTCGGAGGGCGTCTTGATTTCGATCGCCATCATGGCTGAGACCCCTATATTCAAAAAGACAGGAGAGCTTTTACAAACTGCCTCTTTCGATGATCTTAGTAGCGGTCAAACCGTGGGTGTAAAGCTCGACCGTCCGGTGCTTCAAACTTCCCCAATCAAGGCAAGGGCGGAAAGGGTGTTGATTCTCGACACCTCGGAATAGTTTTGATGGGTACTTTTAGCGGGAGGGAATCGGTGGAATTTTCCCTCGAATGATTTTAACCTAATTGTGAGTAAAAGCTTGACGATTTAGTCGGGTTGACAAGGCTT
This genomic interval from Thermodesulfobacteriota bacterium contains the following:
- a CDS encoding GAF domain-containing protein — protein: MNYSELEHQLMQKVHLERGSVFILKLNKHGNLLEFDYPTRLKGNFIPVNAQSIAGRSIINRRPFLSNHAHAERDATFLNCLTRLNGTYKIQKMLTHPISCADTMIGVIQLIRKGETLSQAKNFHEEDLDKVKRIIENALPFVLAESA
- a CDS encoding PilZ domain-containing protein; this encodes MKNRRRSERIPVRKRVMLGVSDSYFFAQTLNVSENGIAIKSENVFPPKSRVSLQSYTGTEIIILDGMVVWSLSNMMGIKLTKTIHECERYPVH